One segment of Anatilimnocola aggregata DNA contains the following:
- a CDS encoding LamG domain-containing protein, with translation MELAHWFRSLTAKRRRPKRRVRAFAERFAAALSIKPLESRFVFDVALPGAITSQLTLQSGNLHLTDVTAGGRNDAFTIQADTTRTVHNYDYYLIHDPTAVFDASGVSGASVSADKHSVEIPLGTITGNLITVDAADGIDSLTIDFSQGNLADAVLFKGGNPTSLPGDSLSLTGGGKFATVSHQFHDATSGFIDVTGNARIDYIGLEPIADNLSATDRVFNFSSGDDEITFEQGAVVSTIDSNLGETVTFLNPTTSLAINAGNSLTENNSLVVRTANPATAAPQFSFAGFTFDQTATPNAAAAIPVGTVNDSPDSYTIGLTPGGPTGAVAFPESNTGFLGNLSIGSQLAGGTTVRAINLPAGNVGTDLRSGVELSWSGPQTLVNADGDDFVVYESSSNPTGPDGFLVQVHVAGGGWTRLRYEPHDSRQNYIGNTGEGAFATAFDLSSFGLSNTDAIDAIRIVSMTSGDRIDPVGAVFEPRAGANVGFGFVIPDDNGATSNIFPDPGPLASFTFFGASTFDPDPLYLGVLHPLTGPTDFQRDEVTITATTIDIESGGVTQPKINYSGVELLAVQTLGGADTITVHLSVDLPDSVVLNGGNPSVGDKVIIMGSSDSDIIELAGDRLDVTGSASIQLQNIESLEINVEGGGADTIRNQPSFRLNGNDAAMHMLGDSSDRYTLKTEAPAATVDADPYSFADVTFDQSVTPDVFYTLPLGQLPGGQGVIINGSPYLTNHVSGFPTDPNLLDDLFFDESLSIGGRLGGDDAALQALRLPTTLATGTDPGATTRGGFELRWSNGRALANTNGMNPDLVIYESGTYNGSLLKGAPEPIMVQVHSVDSNSWSNWVYIPASSFMAYDGGTTGDGTFATLIDLSAFGTGFGLVDAIRFTNLIATDRMQSAVSSLVAPGETAPSSTTLPNPGQLASFMQYGNSTFDPDPLYVGVISTAATQVTIGQNDVVAITPDRVQWIGYHKITYSGLGTVALETFGGSDQISVDASTTTSYEISAGDPAFPTNPGDRVTLDLDGLADSLLTVTGVGSGLITSDATTTITLQGVESLGAVKQPDNSIVTLDMRLTSTLVAGDDAYRLSRNGTALETEINGQLFFRADLDLVNELQFNSPATMTLADLQTLTIDFATGNPIPQGGVFFHGGETGATESQITLENGSFGVVRHDFTSGATGEVLFDASLQVGLSSSLLRYEGVQGEIVDHLATQRREFLWSNAADEIQFTDDHLSLDAHSQTASVAASRTFVTTVFRNPTQSLVVETRGGDDDLFLQTLDDNFTAEVRLDTGTGNDLIQIDSNGTQSGGTVDVFRFPIYISAGGDGADQLIVTDEDDTTGDVFSITDNTIGGGPVPTGAAVDAAGVPSPVVDGVVSPQEWDFAPIAFATGARPAASLQSILHFDFSTGAGTVIPDGSTNANTGYLPQTPAPQFRPNQGKFGGALEFNGTSDYAWFQDPNFNVGDEGTVSFWVKMDTVTRRNQFFEGPGNTGLEFQYRENGGGQFYGSTNRGLVGNSDDFAISSGGQAATAGQWVNLQYTWKKTGATTGEMHVYVNGVETYLSGFDSNIANWSVVASTANAFMTMGRDASTTPGSGSTRYFDGLMDDVAWFNTVLTPTELAAMRTQSVADAQNSLHGNLDPVGVGSGNLVAYWNLDDAIGVTTIDGDGGTSIKLHAGPSGSQAQFVTSGKFNGALDLTNPEAYATFQDPNFDVGTKGSLSFWVYMRDTVDRRGTFVENSDNSGFEFQYRPDGSGQFYGSPSRGPGNSTDNAIQNGGARTGQGQWQHVVYTWDRSSPLTNSGTMEIYINGVEVSYLSSSFNENISGWNNVVNTVNQEFSVGRDPGTPDRWFDGKMDDISWYNAPLTTTQISTIYNGGTGRSIDTIQGMGGHDIVFNQVGHVDGGNLVAYWNLDDATGTINATGDGGTNITLKLNIPAAPDGAMLVSGGGPTLTGAITPLDALAFDGDRDVLRVLDSSSLDFNKSQGTIAFWVKPQAPTNGQTTYTLLEDTTQQIEVSLSFVADAGSALGHANLTQRLVFTPSANVGGTNIVVSGSQLSLNQWTHVVITWNAADQSARIFLNGVEDTPLLNNLPTQWTAAAGNTGDWVFGGDAAANPTNRYFSGSMSDVAIYGSALAQNQVSDIFNKGAGASGGWDYSGAQGRFAWDESNLYALIEGYPQGANDENGPFANLQLELLDGSGTLLGTFDLNSIVLAGGQASPASGEATLYEIALPWTAIDGVAGFDHLTDVLQYRIRTDDFDLAPNTGGFDSRDTTLGFQIIPPTGPTAGYKLLPLAQAETFFGTGGFIQYAGIADLSVTAGSGDDVITVRDNPATDGLLDSSVNPSRSLTIFAGPGMDEITLLSIDANYRAATTIDGQGGNDTITQEVALQLGSANSTGNLWYLAETIVVKQSIDTDSTNIHPDGPGTITFETSGTLTLTDDADILARGVVEQIGSAATIFTAAEITTTDDRIEFDGQMLLTGDVTLTSTGITEGDILLRQSVDSFAPGMFNLTFESGLGNIEVGGAIGLLQALNNLTIVSAQNVTFASTLRAIGDVIQQAGTGTTIFNGTSGAGIGGMLSVITDAVQFLGAGIVTVGNISVEVQNAMLLAANVGLEAGSALITLKANQDQAGTSGFTQGSGSLIRTASNDPLAIQILVGGTGGAAIAQLQAGTTSGVVTIDVGGKITDAQNDETTNLTAFRANLAAQIGVGDLGPAVPNNPDFDTAVAQITVVTTGGDIALNEADDIQLQGLFALDGSVRVVSANGYITILNGTLVDGKFVQSGTGQISNAPPVLVLAEVDPDDVLLPGDPTQEVTGTIGGDPNTELARNLKIIVDWADGEQSVLGGLNAGDTVTWFISADNTSTVNIVSGNPESPITITIQREYPLLFLQSVVGTEIVSNFTVYNDPQIQLFDLSSQAIGQQQRLNQSLTLPIATSLSEEGFGRNVPLPIEETSFAATEPVRQSRLELIPSLPPQQVRYYSETFAADEAENELAILYLVRVGVDGQEESRTLLPLSDLRDLTGLLDRIRKASMRSGLYRIYHQEAGLPPRKVLEFRKTAEGIGDPVREPGRGANPLDENNKTPMDPAPPAPPAKPDAKQGAAQEQPSPNSVQAALMEATDTSFGLAARLRRRLETAASLD, from the coding sequence ATGGAACTTGCACATTGGTTTCGTAGCTTGACCGCCAAACGCCGACGTCCGAAGCGTCGCGTTCGGGCATTTGCCGAGCGGTTTGCAGCCGCACTCTCGATCAAGCCGCTCGAAAGCCGCTTCGTCTTCGACGTCGCGCTACCCGGCGCGATCACTTCTCAGCTGACATTGCAGTCGGGAAATCTGCATCTGACCGACGTTACCGCCGGTGGACGCAACGACGCCTTCACGATTCAGGCCGACACAACGCGCACCGTTCACAACTACGACTATTACCTGATTCACGACCCCACGGCAGTGTTCGATGCCAGTGGCGTGAGCGGAGCATCGGTAAGCGCCGACAAACATTCGGTTGAGATTCCCTTAGGTACGATCACGGGTAATCTGATTACCGTTGATGCGGCTGACGGTATCGATTCGCTCACGATCGATTTCTCGCAGGGCAACCTGGCCGATGCGGTTCTGTTCAAAGGCGGTAATCCCACCTCATTGCCCGGCGATAGTCTGTCCCTTACCGGTGGCGGCAAATTCGCGACGGTGAGTCATCAGTTTCACGATGCCACGTCCGGCTTCATCGATGTTACCGGCAACGCCCGCATTGATTACATCGGGCTCGAACCCATCGCCGATAACCTGAGCGCGACAGATCGCGTCTTCAACTTCAGCAGCGGGGATGACGAGATTACGTTCGAGCAGGGAGCTGTCGTTTCCACGATCGATTCAAACCTGGGCGAAACCGTCACCTTTCTTAATCCGACCACGTCGCTTGCCATCAATGCCGGCAATAGTCTCACGGAAAACAACTCGCTGGTCGTGCGCACCGCTAATCCGGCAACTGCAGCGCCGCAATTTTCGTTTGCCGGCTTTACGTTCGATCAGACAGCGACACCCAACGCAGCCGCCGCCATTCCGGTGGGCACCGTCAACGATAGTCCCGATTCGTACACGATTGGTCTGACACCGGGCGGCCCGACCGGTGCTGTAGCTTTTCCCGAGTCAAACACCGGCTTCTTGGGCAATCTCTCGATCGGCAGCCAACTAGCTGGCGGCACCACGGTGCGGGCGATCAACCTGCCGGCCGGTAATGTGGGGACAGACCTTCGCAGTGGAGTTGAACTCAGTTGGAGCGGTCCCCAAACGCTAGTGAACGCGGATGGCGATGATTTTGTCGTTTACGAATCATCCAGCAATCCAACCGGTCCCGATGGGTTCCTGGTGCAGGTGCATGTCGCCGGTGGCGGTTGGACTCGCTTGCGTTACGAACCGCACGATTCGCGCCAAAACTACATCGGCAACACCGGTGAAGGGGCCTTTGCGACGGCGTTTGACTTGTCGTCGTTTGGGCTCTCGAACACGGACGCCATTGATGCCATTCGCATCGTAAGTATGACCTCTGGCGACCGCATCGATCCCGTGGGTGCCGTGTTCGAACCGCGCGCGGGGGCCAATGTCGGCTTCGGCTTTGTGATTCCGGACGACAATGGCGCGACCAGCAATATTTTCCCCGATCCGGGGCCGCTGGCCAGCTTCACGTTTTTTGGTGCCAGCACGTTCGATCCCGATCCACTCTATCTGGGTGTGCTCCATCCACTCACTGGGCCGACCGACTTTCAACGAGACGAAGTAACGATCACCGCCACCACGATCGACATCGAAAGCGGTGGCGTTACGCAGCCCAAAATCAACTACAGCGGCGTGGAACTGCTGGCGGTGCAAACGCTCGGTGGTGCCGACACCATCACAGTTCATTTGAGCGTTGATTTGCCGGACTCCGTCGTGCTGAATGGTGGCAACCCAAGTGTGGGCGACAAAGTCATCATCATGGGCAGTTCGGACAGCGATATCATTGAGCTAGCCGGCGACCGGCTCGACGTAACTGGCAGCGCATCGATTCAGTTGCAGAACATTGAGTCGTTGGAGATCAATGTCGAGGGTGGTGGCGCAGATACGATCCGCAACCAGCCGAGCTTTCGCTTAAATGGCAATGATGCCGCGATGCACATGCTCGGCGATAGTTCCGATCGCTACACGCTGAAAACGGAAGCGCCGGCGGCCACGGTGGACGCTGATCCCTACTCGTTTGCCGACGTGACGTTCGATCAAAGCGTGACACCCGACGTCTTCTATACACTCCCGCTGGGACAGTTGCCGGGCGGGCAAGGCGTGATTATCAATGGCTCTCCTTATCTGACGAATCACGTCAGCGGATTTCCCACCGATCCCAACCTTCTTGATGACCTCTTCTTTGACGAGTCGCTGTCGATTGGTGGGCGCCTAGGCGGAGACGATGCCGCCCTGCAAGCGCTGCGTCTGCCGACCACGCTGGCAACCGGTACCGATCCGGGAGCGACGACACGCGGTGGTTTTGAGCTGCGCTGGTCGAATGGCCGAGCCCTTGCCAACACCAATGGCATGAATCCCGATTTAGTCATTTACGAATCGGGCACTTACAACGGCTCGCTGCTCAAGGGTGCACCTGAGCCCATCATGGTGCAAGTCCACAGTGTGGATTCGAACTCCTGGAGTAACTGGGTCTATATTCCCGCCAGTTCGTTCATGGCCTATGACGGTGGCACGACGGGGGACGGTACCTTCGCCACGTTGATTGATCTGTCGGCCTTTGGCACCGGCTTCGGACTCGTCGACGCCATTCGCTTCACCAATCTGATTGCGACCGACCGGATGCAGTCGGCTGTCAGTTCGCTGGTCGCACCCGGTGAGACAGCACCGAGCAGCACCACGCTTCCTAATCCGGGACAGCTCGCCAGCTTTATGCAATATGGCAACAGCACGTTCGATCCCGACCCGCTATATGTAGGCGTGATTAGCACCGCCGCCACGCAAGTAACCATCGGCCAAAACGACGTCGTGGCAATCACTCCCGATCGCGTGCAGTGGATCGGTTATCACAAAATTACCTATTCGGGACTGGGGACAGTCGCGCTCGAGACCTTCGGCGGCAGCGATCAGATTTCTGTCGATGCAAGTACGACTACTTCGTATGAGATCTCGGCTGGCGATCCCGCCTTTCCCACGAATCCCGGCGACCGGGTGACGCTCGATCTGGATGGGCTGGCTGATTCATTACTGACAGTTACCGGCGTCGGGAGTGGACTCATTACGAGCGATGCGACGACCACCATCACGCTGCAGGGCGTAGAGTCGCTGGGTGCCGTGAAGCAGCCCGACAATAGCATTGTCACCTTGGACATGCGGCTCACCTCCACGCTGGTCGCCGGCGATGACGCTTATCGTTTATCGCGTAATGGGACCGCGCTCGAAACCGAAATCAACGGACAATTGTTCTTTCGTGCCGATCTCGATCTCGTCAATGAGTTGCAGTTCAACTCGCCAGCGACGATGACACTCGCCGACCTGCAAACGCTCACCATCGACTTCGCCACTGGCAACCCGATTCCTCAAGGAGGCGTCTTTTTTCATGGCGGTGAAACGGGCGCAACCGAGTCGCAGATCACGTTGGAGAATGGATCGTTTGGCGTCGTGCGTCACGATTTTACGAGTGGTGCAACGGGAGAGGTTTTGTTTGACGCCTCGCTGCAGGTGGGCCTCAGTTCATCGCTGCTGCGATATGAAGGTGTGCAAGGCGAAATTGTCGATCACCTGGCAACTCAGCGGCGCGAGTTCCTCTGGAGCAACGCGGCAGACGAGATTCAATTTACGGACGATCATTTGTCGCTGGACGCGCACTCTCAAACTGCTTCTGTGGCAGCCTCGCGGACCTTCGTCACCACCGTCTTTCGCAATCCCACGCAGTCGCTCGTGGTTGAGACCCGCGGCGGCGACGATGACCTCTTCTTACAGACGCTCGATGACAACTTTACTGCCGAAGTGAGACTCGACACCGGCACCGGCAACGACTTGATTCAAATCGATAGCAATGGAACCCAGTCGGGCGGAACAGTCGACGTCTTCCGGTTCCCCATTTACATCTCGGCCGGTGGCGACGGTGCCGATCAACTCATCGTCACTGACGAAGATGACACGACCGGCGATGTATTTTCCATCACCGATAACACCATCGGTGGCGGCCCGGTTCCCACGGGTGCCGCTGTCGACGCGGCTGGCGTTCCTTCACCGGTCGTCGATGGTGTTGTCTCTCCGCAGGAATGGGATTTTGCGCCCATCGCTTTTGCAACCGGGGCGCGCCCCGCCGCAAGCTTGCAGTCGATCCTGCATTTCGATTTTTCCACCGGGGCCGGGACGGTGATCCCCGATGGTTCCACGAACGCCAACACCGGTTACCTGCCGCAAACACCTGCCCCACAATTCCGGCCCAATCAGGGCAAGTTCGGCGGCGCGCTCGAATTCAACGGCACCAGCGATTACGCCTGGTTCCAAGACCCCAATTTCAACGTCGGCGACGAAGGAACCGTAAGCTTCTGGGTCAAGATGGACACCGTCACGCGGCGGAATCAGTTCTTCGAAGGCCCCGGCAATACGGGGTTGGAGTTCCAATATCGAGAAAATGGCGGCGGGCAATTTTACGGCAGCACGAACCGCGGATTAGTGGGAAATTCCGACGACTTCGCCATCTCCAGTGGTGGCCAGGCGGCAACCGCGGGCCAGTGGGTGAACCTGCAATACACCTGGAAGAAAACCGGCGCTACAACGGGCGAGATGCACGTCTATGTGAACGGTGTCGAAACATACCTGTCGGGCTTTGATTCGAATATTGCCAACTGGTCGGTGGTGGCGAGCACAGCTAACGCCTTCATGACGATGGGGCGCGATGCTTCGACGACACCTGGTTCCGGCTCAACGCGTTACTTCGACGGCCTGATGGATGACGTCGCGTGGTTTAATACAGTCCTTACGCCGACCGAACTCGCCGCCATGCGAACTCAGTCGGTGGCCGATGCCCAGAACAGTTTGCACGGCAATCTCGATCCGGTCGGTGTCGGCTCCGGCAATTTGGTTGCCTATTGGAACCTGGACGATGCAATTGGCGTGACGACAATCGACGGAGACGGTGGCACTTCGATCAAGTTGCACGCCGGTCCCAGCGGTTCGCAGGCGCAGTTTGTCACCAGCGGCAAGTTCAACGGCGCGCTCGATTTAACCAATCCGGAAGCGTACGCCACGTTTCAGGATCCCAACTTTGACGTCGGCACCAAGGGCTCGCTCAGCTTTTGGGTCTACATGCGCGACACCGTCGACCGGCGGGGAACATTCGTCGAAAACTCAGACAACTCCGGCTTCGAGTTCCAATATCGGCCCGACGGCAGTGGGCAATTCTACGGTAGCCCCAGTCGCGGTCCGGGCAATTCCACCGACAACGCAATTCAAAATGGCGGCGCTCGCACGGGGCAGGGCCAATGGCAGCACGTGGTCTACACCTGGGACCGGTCTTCGCCCCTGACCAATTCCGGGACGATGGAGATCTATATCAATGGAGTGGAGGTCTCTTACCTTTCTTCCAGTTTCAACGAGAACATCTCGGGCTGGAACAATGTCGTGAATACCGTGAACCAGGAGTTTTCGGTCGGCAGAGATCCGGGCACTCCGGATCGTTGGTTCGATGGCAAGATGGACGACATCTCCTGGTACAACGCCCCGCTTACCACCACGCAGATCTCGACGATCTATAACGGTGGCACTGGCCGCAGCATCGACACCATTCAAGGCATGGGCGGGCACGATATCGTATTCAACCAGGTTGGGCATGTCGACGGCGGCAATCTGGTCGCTTACTGGAACCTGGACGATGCAACCGGCACCATCAACGCCACCGGCGATGGTGGGACGAATATCACACTCAAGTTGAACATTCCTGCTGCACCCGATGGTGCGATGTTGGTTTCGGGGGGCGGCCCAACCCTCACCGGCGCAATCACTCCGCTCGATGCCCTCGCCTTCGATGGCGACCGGGATGTGCTCCGCGTGCTCGATAGCAGTTCACTGGACTTCAATAAATCGCAAGGGACCATCGCGTTCTGGGTGAAACCACAGGCTCCCACGAACGGACAAACCACCTATACGCTGCTGGAAGACACCACGCAGCAGATTGAAGTGTCGTTGTCGTTTGTCGCCGATGCCGGATCCGCGCTGGGGCATGCGAATCTTACCCAACGCCTCGTATTCACCCCTTCAGCGAACGTTGGCGGCACCAACATCGTCGTCAGCGGTTCGCAATTGAGCTTGAACCAGTGGACGCATGTCGTCATCACTTGGAATGCAGCCGATCAGTCCGCGCGCATCTTTCTCAATGGCGTTGAGGATACTCCGCTTCTCAACAACCTCCCCACACAATGGACCGCAGCTGCCGGAAACACGGGCGATTGGGTGTTTGGCGGCGATGCCGCGGCCAACCCCACGAACCGCTACTTCAGCGGGAGTATGTCCGACGTGGCCATTTATGGTTCAGCGCTCGCACAGAACCAGGTGAGCGACATCTTCAACAAAGGGGCTGGTGCTTCGGGCGGCTGGGACTACTCCGGTGCCCAAGGCCGCTTCGCCTGGGACGAATCAAACCTCTACGCGCTGATCGAAGGTTATCCCCAAGGTGCCAACGACGAAAACGGTCCCTTTGCCAATCTGCAGTTGGAGCTGCTCGATGGCTCGGGAACACTGCTAGGCACGTTCGACTTGAACAGCATCGTCCTGGCGGGAGGTCAGGCCAGTCCCGCCAGCGGCGAAGCGACATTGTACGAAATCGCACTCCCTTGGACGGCCATCGACGGCGTCGCTGGCTTCGATCATCTCACGGACGTTCTGCAATACCGAATCCGTACCGATGATTTCGACCTCGCTCCTAACACGGGCGGATTCGATAGCCGCGATACGACGCTCGGTTTTCAGATCATTCCTCCGACTGGCCCGACTGCCGGCTACAAGCTGCTGCCACTCGCGCAGGCCGAAACCTTCTTTGGCACAGGTGGATTCATTCAGTACGCGGGCATTGCGGATCTTTCCGTGACTGCCGGCAGCGGCGACGACGTCATCACCGTGCGCGATAACCCGGCGACCGATGGCCTGCTCGATAGCAGCGTGAATCCTTCGCGCAGCTTGACGATTTTCGCCGGCCCAGGAATGGACGAGATCACGTTGCTGTCGATCGATGCGAACTATCGCGCCGCGACCACGATCGACGGCCAAGGCGGGAACGACACAATCACTCAGGAGGTGGCCCTCCAACTTGGCTCCGCGAATTCGACCGGAAATTTGTGGTACTTGGCTGAGACAATTGTCGTCAAACAGTCGATCGACACCGATTCGACGAACATCCATCCGGATGGGCCCGGCACCATCACGTTCGAAACGAGCGGCACGCTGACACTCACCGACGATGCCGATATTCTGGCCCGGGGTGTGGTGGAACAAATCGGCAGTGCGGCGACGATCTTCACCGCAGCCGAGATCACCACCACCGACGATCGAATCGAGTTCGACGGCCAGATGTTGCTCACCGGCGATGTTACGCTAACTTCGACCGGCATTACGGAGGGCGACATCCTGCTCCGCCAGTCGGTCGATAGCTTCGCGCCGGGCATGTTCAACCTCACCTTCGAAAGTGGGCTGGGGAATATTGAAGTCGGCGGCGCGATTGGTCTGCTACAAGCTTTGAATAACCTGACGATTGTCTCCGCGCAAAACGTCACCTTCGCCTCAACGCTCCGCGCCATCGGCGATGTGATCCAGCAAGCGGGTACCGGCACGACGATCTTCAATGGCACGAGTGGAGCCGGGATTGGCGGCATGCTCAGCGTGATTACGGATGCGGTGCAGTTCCTTGGCGCGGGCATCGTTACGGTGGGGAATATCTCGGTCGAAGTTCAGAATGCAATGCTGCTCGCCGCCAACGTTGGCCTCGAAGCAGGCTCTGCACTCATCACACTAAAAGCCAACCAAGACCAGGCGGGAACGAGCGGCTTTACGCAAGGATCGGGTTCGCTGATTCGAACCGCCAGCAACGATCCGCTCGCGATTCAGATCCTCGTCGGTGGCACCGGCGGCGCTGCGATTGCCCAATTGCAGGCTGGGACCACTAGCGGCGTGGTAACGATTGATGTCGGCGGCAAGATCACGGACGCACAAAACGACGAAACAACCAATCTCACAGCCTTTCGAGCGAACCTCGCGGCGCAGATTGGCGTGGGAGACTTGGGGCCCGCAGTCCCCAACAATCCTGACTTCGACACTGCCGTAGCCCAGATCACGGTCGTCACCACCGGTGGCGATATCGCGCTCAACGAAGCAGACGATATTCAGTTGCAAGGCCTGTTCGCTCTGGATGGCTCGGTTCGCGTCGTGTCTGCGAATGGTTACATCACGATTCTGAACGGCACGCTCGTCGACGGAAAGTTCGTGCAAAGCGGGACCGGGCAGATCAGCAACGCGCCTCCGGTGCTCGTGCTAGCCGAGGTTGATCCGGACGATGTCCTGCTGCCTGGCGACCCAACTCAAGAAGTGACCGGTACGATTGGCGGTGATCCGAATACAGAACTCGCGCGCAATCTAAAGATCATTGTCGACTGGGCAGACGGTGAGCAAAGTGTCCTTGGCGGCCTGAACGCCGGTGATACGGTGACATGGTTCATTAGCGCTGATAACACGAGTACGGTAAACATCGTCTCGGGCAATCCAGAATCGCCGATCACGATCACCATTCAGCGCGAATACCCGCTCTTGTTCTTGCAGTCGGTCGTGGGAACGGAGATCGTGAGCAACTTCACCGTCTATAACGACCCGCAGATTCAACTCTTTGACCTGTCCTCGCAAGCGATTGGGCAACAGCAACGTCTGAATCAATCCCTGACGCTGCCAATCGCCACTTCGTTGTCGGAAGAAGGCTTCGGCCGGAACGTTCCGCTGCCCATTGAAGAGACTTCCTTCGCTGCGACCGAACCGGTGCGCCAGTCTCGATTGGAGTTGATACCCTCGCTGCCCCCGCAGCAAGTTCGGTATTACTCAGAGACCTTCGCCGCCGATGAAGCCGAAAATGAACTGGCCATCTTGTATCTGGTGCGAGTCGGAGTCGACGGCCAGGAGGAAAGCCGCACGCTCCTTCCCCTTTCGGACCTGCGCGATTTGACCGGTCTGCTCGATCGCATTCGCAAGGCCTCGATGCGCAGCGGCCTCTATCGGATTTATCATCAAGAGGCTGGGCTGCCGCCACGTAAAGTGCTGGAGTTCCGCAAGACCGCGGAAGGAATCGGCGACCCCGTTCGTGAACCAGGTCGCGGTGCCAACCCGCTCGACGAAAACAACAAAACGCCCATGGATCCGGCCCCTCCCGCGCCCCCAGCGAAGCCGGATGCCAAGCAAGGCGCTGCCCAAGAACAACCCTCACCCAACTCTGTGCAGGCAGCTTTGATGGAAGCGACAGACACTTCCTTCGGGTTGGCTGCGCGCCTTCGCCGCAGGCTGGAAACTGCCGCGTCGCTGGACTGA